The DNA region CTCTCCCGTACCACCGCCGCGTCCCGGACGCCGGCCAGCGCCTGGGCGATCCGGTGTTCCCCGCCGCGCACCAGCTCCAGCTGGGACGACACATAGGCGGCGATCTTCTCCTCGGGCGTACCGGCCGCCGACATGCCCGCCCGGATGGCGTCCGTCCAGCGGGGCATCGCGTCCTCGACGACCGCGGCGAGCAGTTCGGGGCGGCCGGGGAAGTACTTGTACAGGCTGTTGCGGGCGAGGCCCGTGGCCCTGGCGACCGCGGTGAAGGTCACGGCCTCGGCGTCGCCGCCCTCCAGTTACGGCCATGTGCCCGTCGCCTACGTCCCGCTGAAGACCTGGCAGCGCATCCGCTTCAGCACTCCCGGCGCCCCGGCGTCCGCGGCCGCCGCGATCCCCGATCAGTTCAGCGCCCTGGCCCTGCGCACCCCACCGGCCGGGGCCTCGGCCACCACCCTCGACGCGCGGCACTCCACCACCACCCTCACCAGGGAGAAGGCGTACGAGGCGGCCCCCGGCTACACCGGCGAGCGCGTCACCATGAGCTCGATCCAGGTCTTCCTCTACCTGATCGCCCCGCTCGTGGTCGGCGCCTTCTTCGTCGTGTGGACCGTGCAACGGCAGCCCGAACTCGCCCTGCTGCGCGCACTGGGAGCCTCCCGCCGGCGGCTGCTCGCCCACACCGTGCTCCAGCCGTCCCTGGTCGTCGTCCTCGGCACCGCGGCGGGCGCCGTGCTCGCCGGAGCGGTCGGGCTGCTGGTCGGTGAACAGGTGCCGTTCAGCCTGCCCGCCACCACCCTCGCCGTCACCATGTGCACCGTCGCGGGCGTCGGCCTCGCGGGCACCGCCCTGACCCTGCGCCGGGTCACCCACGCCGACCCGCTGACCATGCTGGGAGCCGACCGATGAGCCTCGAACTGGCGGGCGTCACCGTCGCCTTCGGCCGCGCCGACGCCCGTACCACCGTCCTCGACGGACTCGACGTCACCATCGCGCCTGGCCGTATGACGGCCCTCGTCGGCCCGTCGGGCTCCGGCAAGTCGACGCTGCTCGCCGTCGCGGGCGCGTTGCTGCGACCCACCGCCGGGCAGGTCCTGCTGGACGGCGAGGACCTCGCCGGGCTCTCCGACGCCCAGCGCGCCAAGGCCCGCCGGGAACGGATCGGCTACATGTTCCAGAGCGGCAACCTGCTCTCCGGACTGGCCGCCGTCGACCAGCTGCTCGCCACCGTGTACATCAGCGGCGAACGCCCCCGCGCACACCGGTCCCGCGCCGAGGAGGCCCTGACCCGGGTGGGTCTCGGCCATCGCCTGCGCCACCGCCCCGAACAGCTCTCCGGCGGCGAACGCCAGCGCGTCGCCCTGGCCCGTGCGCTCTTCCTCTCCCCGAAGCTGCTGCTGATCGACGAACCGACGGCGGCCGTCGACCGTTCGCAGGCCGGCGAACTGGCCGGGCTCCTCGCCGAACGCACCCGCCAGGACGACTGCGTCACGGTCGTGGCCACGCACGACCCGGCCGTGGCGGAGGCCGCCGACCGGGTCGTGGACATGGCCGCACTGACCGCTGACGCTGCCCCGCCCGCACGGCCCGGCCGCTGAACCCGCCCCGGCCGTTGAACCTGCCCCGGCGCTACTGCCGCTGGACGCTGCCGTACAGATAGCTGCTGGTGCCGTTCAACGCGGCGCGGCTCAGCGCGTCCACCTCGGCGGGCCCCATCGCCGGCCAGTGGGGCGTGTGCTCGACGAGCTCACGCCCCAGCCTGCGGCCGAGGCCGACCAGGCGGGTCCCCTCGGCGGAACGCTCGTCCGCGTACCGGTGCAACGCCTCGGCCGCCGAGGAGGACGCGCGCAGTGACCGTTCCAGACAGAGCGCGTCCTGAAGCGCCTTGACCGCCCCGCTCGCGGTGTGCGGCCGGGTCACGCTCGCCGCGTCGCCGGCCAGCAGGAAGGGAGGGTCCGCCGCCCGGGGCACGGCGAAGTCGGCGACCGGGTGGAGCGCCTGGGAGGTGTGTTCACCCCCGGCGACGATGTCGGCCCACTCCGCGGGGAAGTGCTCCTCGGCGATGTGCCGCACGTGTGCGGCGGACACCGGGGCATCCGGACCCGGTGCCGTCGCCGACGCCGGGGGAGGCGCGTAGATGGCGTACGCCAACAGCCGCGATCCCGGCTCCGCCCCCGGGATCAGGTAGAAGACACCGTGTCCGCCGGGGAAGCCCAGGGTGACCCAGGCGGTCTCCAGCAGCGCCAGCTGCTTCGGATGGTCGCGGAGCGCGCTCGGCGGGATCGTGCCCCGCCAGACCAGATACCCGGCGGGAGCCGGCCGCACCTCGGGTGCGATCAGTTCGCGGGTGACGGAACGGTGCCCGTCCGCCCCGACGACGATGTCGTACTCCCGCTCGCCGTCCGCGGTACGGATCAGGGCGCCGCCGGAGACCGTACGGCCGACGGAGCCGACGGGCCGCCCGCGGTGATAGGCGCTGCCCCCGATGTTCGAGCGCAACGCCCGCCACAGCAGACCCCAGTTGCACGGCGCCACCGGGGCCTGCTGCCGTGCCAGCTCGCGCGACGACCGCCGCCCAGGCGCCCGTGCGAGCCAGACCCGGGTGGCGACCGGGGTCGTCGGCATGTCCGCGCCCAGATACCCGCCCGCGACCAGCTCCCGGTGCAGCGGCGGCGGGATGACGATGCCGAAGCCCCGGTCCTGCAACTCGCCGTCGCTGCGCTCGTGGACGGTGACGTCCGCCCCGGCCCGCGCCCCCGCGATCGCCATGGCGCAGCCGGCGATGCTGCCGCCGACCACCCCGATGCGTAAACCTGTCACTGCCACCGTGCCACCGCCTGTTCCGACGCTCCGGGAGGTGCTGAACGCCCTCATCGTCGCACCCGTGCGAGGCAGGTGCGGGACGCGAACGCGCGGCGCCTCCCGGAGGCCCCGGCCGCTACGGGGTCACGGTCACTGTCGTACTGCCGGACGCCTGCTTGCCGCTCGCCCGGTACGTGGCGGTGAGCGCGACACTGCCCGAGGCGCCCGCGGCGACCGCAACCGGGACCTTCACATCGGCCCCCTGGCCCGGGTTGAGCGCCGGGACGACGACCTGGCTCGTCGTCCATCCGTGGGCGTGACCGGCGGAGGCCCAGAGCAGACTCTCGTGGGCGAGGCCGCGCCCCCGCCCGTAGTCGAGGAACTCGACCACGCAGCCCAGGGGTTCGGTGGCCCCGGCGGGCAGATGGAGCCAGCCGCGGACCGGCCGCGGACCTGTTCCGGCGGGGCCCGGTCCCGTCCCTCCTGGAAGGGCGGGCGGCGGGGTCAGTCCCGGGGATTGTCGCGGGCGCGGGCCTCGGAGATCCGGCGCCTGACCGGGGCGTAGTGCTCGCCCAGCGCCTTCATGAATCCGGTGATGTCCCCGGCCCGCGCGGCGTCCACGATGTTCTGGTGGGCGGCGATCGTGGCCATCTCGTCGGCGTGCGTGAATCCGTCGAGGTGCGGCGCGACGATCGAGTACACGTCCCAGAAGGCCATCGAGAGCTGGCCGATCAGTTCATTGCCGAGCGGCGCCACCAGCAGCGCGTGGAATGCCCGGTCGGCCTCCACGAAGCCGTGCCCGTCCTGGGCGCCGGTCTCGCGCATGGTGGTGACCAGGCCGTCCAGCGCGTCGAGCTGGTCCGTGCTGAGCGTGGAGACGATCCGGTCGGCCATCCCGCGCTCGAAGAGCTCGCGTACGTCGACGAGGTCGGCCATGACCTGGAAGTCGTCGTCGGGGGAGAGCAGCCCGCGGAAGGTCAGGCTCTCCACCAGTGCCGACAGGCTCAGCCGGCCCACGTACGTGCCGTGCCCGTGCCGCACCTCCACGATGTCCAGCGCGTTGAGGATCTTGACCGCCTCGCGGACGCTGGAGCGGCTGGCGCCGAGCGCCTCGCACAGGGCCGGTTCGGTGGGCAGCGGGTCCCCGGGGCGGAGTCGCTTCTCGAGGATGTAGCGCTTGATGCCCTCGACGACTTCCTGCCGGAGCAGCTGCCGGCCGGGCCTCGCACCGGACATATGTGAACTCCCCACCTCTTGACCCCTCTCGATTGTCCAGCTACGCTCCCACGCTATCAAGGCATCAGACATCTGACGTCTGATGCTCCGCCCGCGGCAACGGCCTCCCACCGCTCCTGGTGATCCGCTCGGTGCTGCGCAACGCGCTCGTCACCCCGCTCACCGTGCTCGGCATCAAGGTCGGCTACATGCTCAGCGGCGCGGTCGTCATCGAAGCGATCTTCGACCTGCCCGGCATGGGCAAACTCGTCCTCGAAGGTGTCACCGGCGGCGATGTCACCCTGGTCCAGGGCACCGTACTGACCATCGCCATAGCGTTCCTGGTGGTCAACGTCATCGTCGACCTGCTCTATCTGCTGGTCAACCCGCGCATCAGGACGGTGTGACATGTTCGCCACCGGCCGTCTGGCCAACAAACTGTCCCGACCGGGCATCGCCTTCCGCTCCCTCCCGGTCACCTCCCGCATCGCCCTCGGCGTACTGATCGTCGTCGTCCTCGGCGCCGTACACGCCCCACTGTTCACCCAGGACCCGCTGACCACCGGCACCCCGGTGCAGGCACCCAGCGGCGCCCGCTGGTTCGGCACCGACCAGGCCGGCCGCGACGTCTTCGCCCGGGTCGTGCGCGGCTCGCGCTACTCGCTGGTCATCGGCCTCGGCGCGACCGCGCTCGCACTGGTCGCCGGCGCGCTGCTCGGCTCGATCGCCGCCACCTCGCGCAAGCTCGGCGACGAGTCCGTGATGCGGACCCTCGACGTCGTGATGTCGTTCCCGCCGATCGCGCTGGCCGCCGTCCTCGTCGCGGTCTTCGGCACCGGCGTCCCGGTGATCATCTTCACCATCGCCTTCGTCTGCACACCGTCACTGGCCCGCGTGGTCCGCGCCAATGTGCTGTCCCAGTACGGTGAGGACTACGCCGGGCGCCGGCAAGGTCATCGGCGCCCGGCGCGGCTACATCGTGCTGCGCTACGTCGCCGTCAACTGCATGGCCCCGGTCATGGTGTTCGCCACCGTCATGGTCGCCGAGGCGATCATCTTCGAGGCCAGCCTCTCCTTCATCGGCGCCGGGGTGCAGGACCCCGACCCCAGCTGGGGCAGCGTCCTCGCCCACGGCCGGCAGATCCTCCTCGCCGGCGGCTGGTGGGCCGGCTGGGCAATATGTGGACCCGCACGGGTACGTACGTCGCTACGAGGCCGCGATACGGGGCGATTGGGCCGCCGCCAGGGCCGAACAGGACCGCCTGGTCGCGCTCTTCGACATCGTCCGCGCGGCCCGTCCCGGCACGGCGTCCGCCACCGCCGCGGGCCTCGGCGCCTTCAAGACGGCACTCATGCTGCGAGGGATCACCGCGACGAACGCGATGAGCGCGCCGATGCGCCGCCTGGACGCGGCCGAGACCGCCGAGGTCGCGGCCTGCCTGGACCGCGCGGGGCTCGCCCGGGTGTGAGCCGGCCCGGACAGAAGGACAGCGGTCCGTCGTCACAGCCCCGGCTGTGACGACGGACCGCTTCTCCGGTCCGCTATCTATCGACCGTGCCGGTCAGCTCTTCGAGGCACGGGTACGGCGGACCAGCATTGTTCCACCGAGCACCAGGGCTGCGGCGGCCCCGCCGGCCATCCCCAGATTGGCGTCGGCA from Streptomyces sp. NBC_01591 includes:
- a CDS encoding TetR/AcrR family transcriptional regulator, with translation MTFTAVARATGLARNSLYKYFPGRPELLAAVVEDAMPRWTDAIRAGMSAAGTPEEKIAAYVSSQLELVRGGEHRIAQALAGVRDAAVVRESAVRAHRERLTPLIGALTELGEEDPRRTALLLQGIVNAATTAIENGDDPAAVTDRAVRMAVTAITGATPGR
- a CDS encoding FtsX-like permease family protein, with translation MALATAVKVTASASPPSSYGHVPVAYVPLKTWQRIRFSTPGAPASAAAAIPDQFSALALRTPPAGASATTLDARHSTTTLTREKAYEAAPGYTGERVTMSSIQVFLYLIAPLVVGAFFVVWTVQRQPELALLRALGASRRRLLAHTVLQPSLVVVLGTAAGAVLAGAVGLLVGEQVPFSLPATTLAVTMCTVAGVGLAGTALTLRRVTHADPLTMLGADR
- a CDS encoding ABC transporter ATP-binding protein, translating into MSLELAGVTVAFGRADARTTVLDGLDVTIAPGRMTALVGPSGSGKSTLLAVAGALLRPTAGQVLLDGEDLAGLSDAQRAKARRERIGYMFQSGNLLSGLAAVDQLLATVYISGERPRAHRSRAEEALTRVGLGHRLRHRPEQLSGGERQRVALARALFLSPKLLLIDEPTAAVDRSQAGELAGLLAERTRQDDCVTVVATHDPAVAEAADRVVDMAALTADAAPPARPGR
- a CDS encoding FAD-dependent monooxygenase, with the translated sequence MTGLRIGVVGGSIAGCAMAIAGARAGADVTVHERSDGELQDRGFGIVIPPPLHRELVAGGYLGADMPTTPVATRVWLARAPGRRSSRELARQQAPVAPCNWGLLWRALRSNIGGSAYHRGRPVGSVGRTVSGGALIRTADGEREYDIVVGADGHRSVTRELIAPEVRPAPAGYLVWRGTIPPSALRDHPKQLALLETAWVTLGFPGGHGVFYLIPGAEPGSRLLAYAIYAPPPASATAPGPDAPVSAAHVRHIAEEHFPAEWADIVAGGEHTSQALHPVADFAVPRAADPPFLLAGDAASVTRPHTASGAVKALQDALCLERSLRASSSAAEALHRYADERSAEGTRLVGLGRRLGRELVEHTPHWPAMGPAEVDALSRAALNGTSSYLYGSVQRQ
- a CDS encoding FadR/GntR family transcriptional regulator translates to MSGARPGRQLLRQEVVEGIKRYILEKRLRPGDPLPTEPALCEALGASRSSVREAVKILNALDIVEVRHGHGTYVGRLSLSALVESLTFRGLLSPDDDFQVMADLVDVRELFERGMADRIVSTLSTDQLDALDGLVTTMRETGAQDGHGFVEADRAFHALLVAPLGNELIGQLSMAFWDVYSIVAPHLDGFTHADEMATIAAHQNIVDAARAGDITGFMKALGEHYAPVRRRISEARARDNPRD